The proteins below are encoded in one region of Bacteroides uniformis:
- the recQ gene encoding DNA helicase RecQ, protein MAGKKINLIDQLKKYFGFDTFKGNQEAIIENLLAGNDTFVLMPTGGGKSLCYQLPSLLMEGTGIVISPLIALMKNQVDAMRNFSEEDGIAHFINSSLNKSAIDQVRSDILSGKTKLLYVAPESLTKEENVEFLKTVKISFYAVDEAHCISEWGHDFRPEYRRIRPIINEIGKAPLIALTATATPKVQHDIQKNLGMVDAQVFKSSFNRPNLYYEVRPKTANVDRDIIKFIKNNPEKSGIIYCLSRKKVEELAEILQANGINARAYHAGMDSATRTQNQDDFLMEKIDVIVATIAFGMGIDKPDVRYVIHYDIPKSLEGYYQETGRAGRDGGEGQCITFYTNKDLQKLEKFMQGKPVAEQEIGKQLLLETAAYAESSVCRRKALLHYFGEEYIEENCGNCDNCLNPKKQVEAQELLCTVIEAILAVKENFKADYIIDIIQGKETSEVQAHLHEDLEVFGSGMGEEDKTWNAVIRQALIAGYLSKDVENYGLLKVTDDGKKFLKHPKSFKIVEDNDFEDVEEEAPARGGGACAVDPALYSMLKDLRKKLSKKLEVPPYVIFQDPSLEAMATIYPVTLDELQNIPGVGAGKAKRYGEEFCKLIKRHCEENEIERPEDLRVRTVANKSKMKVAIIQAIDRKVALDDIAMSKGIEFEELLDEIEAIVYSGTKLNIDYFLEDIMDEDHLLDIYDYFKESTTDKIDDALDELGDDFTEEEVRLVRIKFISEMAN, encoded by the coding sequence ATGGCAGGGAAGAAGATTAATTTGATAGACCAGCTGAAGAAATACTTCGGGTTCGATACATTTAAAGGAAATCAGGAAGCAATCATAGAGAATCTGTTGGCGGGTAATGATACATTCGTGTTGATGCCTACCGGTGGTGGAAAATCTTTGTGCTACCAACTGCCGTCCTTGTTGATGGAGGGCACGGGTATCGTGATTTCTCCTCTGATTGCCTTGATGAAGAATCAGGTCGATGCGATGCGTAACTTCAGCGAAGAGGATGGGATAGCCCACTTCATCAATTCTTCCCTAAACAAGAGCGCGATAGACCAGGTCCGGTCCGACATACTCAGTGGTAAGACAAAGCTGTTGTATGTAGCTCCGGAATCACTGACGAAGGAAGAGAATGTGGAGTTTCTGAAAACGGTGAAGATTTCGTTCTATGCCGTGGACGAAGCCCATTGTATTTCTGAATGGGGTCATGACTTCCGTCCTGAGTATCGCCGCATCCGTCCCATTATCAATGAAATAGGAAAAGCCCCTCTGATAGCGTTGACTGCGACGGCTACACCGAAAGTGCAGCATGACATCCAGAAGAATCTGGGTATGGTGGATGCGCAGGTGTTCAAGTCATCGTTCAACCGCCCGAATCTCTATTATGAGGTACGCCCCAAGACTGCAAATGTAGACCGGGACATCATCAAGTTCATTAAGAACAATCCCGAAAAGTCAGGCATTATCTATTGCCTGAGCCGGAAGAAAGTGGAGGAGCTTGCTGAAATCCTGCAGGCAAACGGAATCAATGCCCGTGCCTATCATGCCGGAATGGATTCGGCTACACGAACACAGAACCAGGATGATTTCCTGATGGAAAAAATTGATGTGATTGTAGCTACCATTGCTTTTGGTATGGGGATTGACAAACCGGATGTGCGCTATGTCATCCATTACGATATACCCAAAAGTCTGGAAGGATATTACCAGGAGACCGGACGTGCCGGAAGAGATGGAGGAGAAGGGCAGTGTATTACTTTCTATACCAATAAAGACTTGCAGAAGCTCGAGAAGTTTATGCAAGGCAAACCTGTAGCAGAGCAGGAAATTGGCAAGCAGCTTCTGCTGGAGACTGCTGCGTATGCCGAATCTTCCGTATGCCGCCGAAAAGCATTGCTTCATTACTTCGGCGAAGAATATATAGAAGAAAATTGTGGTAATTGTGACAATTGTTTAAATCCGAAAAAACAAGTGGAAGCTCAAGAATTATTGTGTACCGTGATTGAAGCTATTCTCGCGGTGAAAGAAAATTTTAAAGCGGACTATATTATAGACATAATACAAGGTAAGGAAACTTCAGAAGTGCAGGCGCATCTGCATGAAGATCTCGAAGTGTTCGGCTCTGGTATGGGCGAAGAAGACAAAACGTGGAATGCTGTGATCCGTCAGGCACTTATTGCCGGTTACCTGAGTAAGGATGTCGAAAACTATGGCTTGCTGAAAGTGACAGATGACGGTAAGAAGTTCCTTAAACATCCCAAATCATTCAAAATAGTGGAAGACAATGACTTTGAGGATGTGGAAGAGGAAGCACCTGCACGTGGAGGCGGTGCGTGTGCGGTAGACCCGGCATTGTACTCCATGTTGAAGGACTTACGAAAGAAGTTGTCCAAGAAGTTGGAAGTGCCTCCTTATGTCATTTTCCAAGACCCGTCTTTGGAAGCGATGGCGACCATATATCCGGTGACTTTGGACGAGTTGCAGAACATACCGGGTGTAGGAGCCGGAAAGGCAAAACGCTACGGCGAGGAATTCTGTAAACTCATTAAGCGGCACTGTGAGGAGAATGAGATTGAACGTCCCGAGGACTTGCGTGTGCGTACTGTGGCCAATAAGTCAAAAATGAAGGTGGCCATCATTCAGGCCATTGACCGTAAGGTGGCATTGGATGACATTGCCATGTCAAAGGGCATTGAGTTTGAAGAGCTGCTGGATGAGATAGAAGCTATCGTCTACTCCGGAACGAAATTGAATATCGACTATTTCTTGGAGGATATTATGGATGAAGACCACTTGCTGGATATCTATGATTATTTCAAGGAATCTACCACTGATAAGATTGACGATGCTCTGGATGAGTTGGGTGATGACTTTACGGAAGAAGAGGTACGTTTGGTACGCATCAAGTTTATTTCAGAGATGGCAAACTGA
- the clpX gene encoding ATP-dependent Clp protease ATP-binding subunit ClpX: protein MADSRKNKNRCSFCGRTEDEVGFLITGMNGYICDSCATQAYEITQEALGAGKKASATKLNLKELPKPVEIKKFLDQYVIGQDDAKRFLSVSVYNHYKRLLQKDGGDDVEIEKSNIIMVGSTGTGKTLLARTIAKLLHVPFTIVDATVLTEAGYVGEDIESILTRLLQVADYNVPEAEQGIVFIDEIDKIARKGDNPSITRDVSGEGVQQGLLKLLEGSVVNVPPQGGRKHPDQKMIPVNTKNILFICGGAFDGIEKKIAQRLNTHVVGYSAVRNTATIDKSNMMQYIAPQDLKSFGLIPEIIGRLPVLTYLNPLDRAALRSILTEPKNSIIKQYIKLFEMDNVKLTFEDAVFEYIVDKAVEYKLGARGLRSIVETIMMDAMFEIPSEQKDNFVVTLDYAKRQLEKANIARLQSA from the coding sequence ATGGCAGATTCAAGAAAGAATAAAAATAGATGCAGTTTTTGTGGTCGCACCGAAGATGAAGTCGGATTTCTCATAACGGGGATGAATGGCTATATCTGCGACAGTTGCGCCACCCAGGCTTATGAGATTACTCAGGAGGCTTTGGGGGCTGGCAAGAAGGCAAGTGCCACGAAGCTGAATCTGAAAGAACTTCCTAAACCCGTAGAAATAAAGAAGTTCCTCGATCAATATGTCATTGGTCAGGACGATGCCAAGCGTTTCTTGTCTGTGTCGGTGTACAACCATTACAAACGTCTGCTCCAGAAGGACGGCGGTGATGATGTGGAGATTGAAAAATCGAACATCATCATGGTAGGCAGTACCGGTACGGGAAAGACGTTATTGGCGCGTACTATCGCAAAGTTGCTGCATGTTCCTTTTACTATTGTAGATGCAACAGTTCTGACAGAGGCAGGTTATGTGGGTGAGGACATTGAAAGCATTTTGACACGTCTGCTCCAGGTGGCGGATTATAACGTGCCCGAGGCAGAGCAAGGTATCGTGTTTATTGATGAGATAGACAAAATAGCGCGCAAGGGTGATAATCCTTCCATAACCCGTGATGTGAGTGGTGAAGGCGTGCAGCAGGGATTGCTGAAACTGCTGGAAGGTTCTGTGGTGAATGTGCCTCCCCAGGGTGGGCGCAAGCATCCCGACCAGAAAATGATTCCGGTCAATACCAAGAATATTCTGTTCATTTGCGGTGGGGCTTTCGATGGCATTGAAAAGAAAATTGCCCAGCGGCTGAATACGCACGTTGTCGGGTATAGCGCTGTACGCAATACGGCAACCATTGATAAGAGCAACATGATGCAGTACATTGCTCCGCAGGATTTGAAGTCGTTCGGACTGATTCCCGAGATTATCGGCCGCCTTCCGGTGCTGACTTATCTGAATCCGTTGGACCGTGCGGCATTGCGCTCCATTCTTACGGAACCGAAGAATTCCATCATCAAGCAATACATCAAACTGTTTGAGATGGACAATGTGAAGCTGACGTTTGAAGATGCTGTATTTGAATATATCGTGGATAAAGCGGTAGAATATAAGTTGGGAGCCCGCGGCTTGCGTTCCATTGTGGAGACAATTATGATGGATGCCATGTTCGAAATTCCGTCAGAACAGAAGGACAATTTTGTTGTGACGTTGGACTACGCCAAGCGCCAGCTTGAAAAGGCAAATATAGCACGACTGCAAAGTGCTTAA
- the clpP gene encoding ATP-dependent Clp endopeptidase proteolytic subunit ClpP has translation MDDFRKYATKHLGMNSLVLDDVIKSQAGYLNPYILEERQLNVTQLDVFSRLMMDRIIFLGTQVDDYTANTLQAQLLYLDSVDPGKDISIYINSPGGSVYAGLGIYDTMQFISSDVATICTGMAASMAAVLLVAGAEGKRSALTHSRVMIHQPMGGAQGQASDIEITAREIQKLKKELYTIIADHSHTPFDKVWADSDRDYWMTAQEAKEYGMVDEVLIKK, from the coding sequence ATGGATGATTTTAGAAAATACGCTACCAAGCATCTTGGTATGAACAGTTTGGTGCTGGACGATGTGATTAAATCACAAGCCGGCTATTTGAATCCCTATATCCTCGAGGAACGCCAGCTCAATGTAACGCAGTTGGACGTGTTTTCCCGTCTGATGATGGACCGCATCATTTTCCTCGGTACGCAGGTTGATGACTATACAGCCAATACTTTGCAGGCTCAGTTGCTTTATCTGGATTCGGTGGATCCGGGTAAGGATATTTCCATCTATATCAATTCGCCGGGCGGTTCGGTATATGCCGGTCTGGGTATTTATGATACCATGCAGTTCATCAGTAGTGATGTGGCTACCATCTGTACTGGAATGGCGGCAAGCATGGCAGCCGTATTGCTGGTTGCCGGTGCCGAAGGCAAACGCTCCGCATTGACCCACTCCCGCGTGATGATACACCAGCCGATGGGAGGTGCCCAGGGGCAGGCCTCGGATATTGAAATCACGGCACGTGAAATCCAGAAGTTGAAGAAAGAACTTTATACCATTATCGCCGACCACTCCCACACTCCCTTTGACAAGGTATGGGCAGATTCTGACCGTGACTACTGGATGACAGCCCAGGAAGCCAAAGAATATGGTATGGTAGATGAGGTTTTGATTAAAAAATAA
- the tig gene encoding trigger factor gives MNVSLQNIDKVSALLTVKLEKADYQEKVDKSLKSFRQKAQIPGFRKGMVPMSLVKKMYGKSALAEEVNKLLSETVYKYIQDNKVNILGEPLPNEDKQQEIDFDTMEEFEFLFDIALAPEFKAEVSAKDKVDYYTIEVTDEMVDNQVKAYTQRNGKYDKVDVYEDNDMLKGLLAELDEEGNTKEGGIQVEGAVMMPSYMKNDEQKAIFAGAKVNDVLVFNPNTAWDGNAAELSSLLKIDKEAAPEVKSNFSFQVEEITRFVPGDLTQEIFDQVFGEGNVKTEEEFRAKVKEVIANQFVADSDYKFLIDARKMLTEKVGKLEFPDALLKRIMRLNNPDKEESFVEDNYDKSIEELTWHLIKEQLVKANDIKVEQEDITNMAKEATRAQFAQYGMMSVPEEILENYSKEMLKKKESIEGLVNRVVESKLATALKSQVELEHKNVSAEEFNKMFA, from the coding sequence ATGAACGTTTCATTACAAAACATTGACAAAGTAAGCGCACTGCTTACTGTAAAGCTTGAGAAAGCAGATTATCAGGAAAAAGTAGACAAATCATTGAAGAGCTTCCGTCAGAAGGCACAGATTCCCGGTTTCCGTAAGGGAATGGTTCCTATGAGCTTAGTTAAGAAAATGTATGGTAAGTCTGCATTGGCTGAAGAGGTGAACAAGCTGCTTTCAGAAACAGTATATAAGTATATCCAGGACAATAAGGTAAATATATTGGGCGAGCCTTTGCCCAACGAAGACAAGCAGCAGGAAATTGATTTCGATACTATGGAAGAGTTCGAATTCTTGTTTGATATTGCTTTGGCTCCGGAATTTAAAGCTGAAGTCAGTGCAAAAGATAAGGTAGATTACTATACTATTGAAGTTACAGACGAAATGGTGGATAACCAGGTCAAGGCTTACACTCAACGTAACGGCAAGTATGACAAGGTAGACGTTTACGAGGACAATGACATGCTGAAAGGTTTGCTTGCTGAACTGGATGAAGAAGGTAATACCAAAGAGGGTGGTATTCAGGTGGAAGGTGCTGTAATGATGCCTTCGTACATGAAAAATGATGAACAGAAAGCTATCTTTGCCGGTGCAAAAGTGAACGATGTGCTTGTATTCAATCCGAATACTGCTTGGGACGGAAATGCTGCCGAATTGTCTTCTTTATTGAAGATTGACAAGGAAGCTGCTCCCGAAGTAAAATCCAATTTCAGCTTCCAGGTAGAAGAAATCACACGTTTCGTTCCGGGTGACTTGACTCAGGAAATTTTCGACCAGGTATTTGGCGAAGGTAATGTGAAAACGGAAGAGGAATTCCGTGCCAAAGTGAAGGAAGTTATTGCCAACCAGTTCGTGGCAGACAGTGACTATAAGTTCTTGATTGACGCACGTAAGATGCTGACAGAGAAAGTAGGCAAGCTGGAATTCCCGGATGCATTACTGAAGCGCATTATGCGTCTGAACAATCCTGACAAGGAAGAAAGCTTTGTAGAGGACAACTATGACAAGAGCATCGAAGAGCTGACTTGGCACCTGATTAAAGAACAGCTGGTGAAAGCCAATGATATCAAGGTTGAGCAGGAAGACATCACAAACATGGCTAAGGAAGCTACCCGCGCACAGTTTGCACAATATGGTATGATGAGTGTGCCTGAAGAAATCCTGGAAAACTACTCAAAGGAAATGCTTAAGAAGAAAGAGAGCATAGAAGGCTTGGTTAATCGTGTGGTTGAATCTAAATTGGCTACAGCATTGAAGTCTCAGGTGGAACTGGAGCATAAGAACGTTTCTGCTGAAGAGTTCAATAAGATGTTTGCATAA
- a CDS encoding RNA recognition motif domain-containing protein, translated as MNIYVGNLNYRVKESDLQKAMEDYGTVSSVKFINDRTTGRFRGIAFVEMEDDAAAAKAIAELDGAEFFGRQMVVKEARPPKY; from the coding sequence ATGAACATTTATGTTGGAAACCTTAACTACCGCGTTAAGGAGAGTGACCTGCAGAAGGCAATGGAAGATTACGGCACAGTATCTTCTGTAAAATTTATCAATGACCGCACCACCGGACGTTTCAGAGGCATCGCTTTTGTAGAAATGGAAGATGACGCTGCTGCAGCTAAAGCTATTGCCGAACTAGACGGTGCTGAATTCTTCGGCCGCCAAATGGTAGTGAAAGAAGCAAGACCTCCAAAATATTAA
- the lptB gene encoding LPS export ABC transporter ATP-binding protein — MVLRTEDLVKKYGKRTVVSHVSIDVKQGEIVGLLGPNGAGKTTSFYMTVGLITPNEGRIFLNDLDITKYPVYKRAQTGIGYLAQEASVFRQMSVEDNIASVLEMTDKPLEYQKDKLESLIAEFRLQKVRKNKGNQLSGGERRRTEIARCLAIDPKFIMLDEPFAGVDPIAVEDIQQIVWKLKDRNIGILITDHNVQETLSITDRAYLLFEGKILFQGTPEELAENKIVREKYLSNSFVLRRKDFMK; from the coding sequence ATGGTGCTGCGTACGGAGGATTTGGTGAAAAAGTACGGAAAGCGTACGGTAGTGAGCCATGTGTCCATTGATGTGAAGCAAGGGGAGATTGTCGGTTTGCTGGGGCCGAATGGCGCCGGTAAGACAACTTCGTTTTATATGACCGTAGGGCTGATTACTCCCAATGAGGGACGTATCTTCTTGAATGATTTGGATATAACGAAATATCCGGTATACAAGCGTGCGCAGACGGGTATCGGTTATTTGGCGCAGGAGGCTTCCGTGTTCCGTCAAATGAGTGTGGAAGACAATATTGCATCTGTACTGGAAATGACCGACAAGCCTTTGGAGTATCAGAAAGACAAGCTGGAGAGCCTGATTGCAGAGTTCCGCTTGCAGAAGGTAAGGAAGAACAAGGGTAACCAGTTGTCAGGTGGCGAGCGGCGCCGTACAGAAATTGCCCGTTGTCTGGCCATTGACCCCAAATTTATTATGTTGGACGAGCCTTTTGCCGGTGTAGACCCGATTGCAGTGGAGGATATTCAGCAGATTGTGTGGAAGTTGAAAGATAGGAATATCGGCATTTTGATTACTGACCACAATGTGCAGGAGACGCTGAGCATTACCGATCGTGCTTATCTGCTATTTGAAGGAAAAATTTTGTTCCAGGGTACGCCGGAAGAGTTGGCCGAGAATAAGATTGTACGTGAAAAGTATCTGAGTAATAGCTTCGTACTTCGTCGCAAGGATTTTATGAAGTAA
- a CDS encoding MlaE family ABC transporter permease, whose protein sequence is MFKALKTVGRYIILMGRVFARPERMRMFFRQYVNELEQLGVNSIGIVLLISFFIGAVITIQIKLNIESPFMPRWTVGYVTREIMLLEFSSSIMCLILAGKVGSNIASELGTMRVTQQIDALEIMGVNSANYLILPKIAAMVTTIPLMVTFSIFAGIIGAFCTCWFGGIMSAVDLEYGLQYMFVEWFIWCGIIKSLFFAFIIASVSAFFGYTVEGGSIEVGKASTDSVVCSSVLILFADLILTQLLMG, encoded by the coding sequence ATGTTTAAAGCACTTAAGACAGTGGGACGATATATCATACTGATGGGACGCGTATTTGCCCGTCCCGAACGTATGCGTATGTTTTTCCGCCAATATGTCAACGAGTTGGAACAGCTCGGCGTGAACTCTATCGGCATCGTATTGCTGATATCGTTCTTCATCGGAGCTGTAATCACCATACAGATAAAGTTGAACATCGAGAGTCCTTTCATGCCTCGATGGACAGTGGGATATGTAACCCGAGAAATCATGCTGCTGGAATTCTCCTCCTCCATCATGTGTCTGATTCTGGCAGGAAAGGTCGGGTCAAACATCGCCTCGGAGCTGGGCACCATGCGAGTCACCCAGCAGATAGACGCCCTTGAAATTATGGGTGTCAATTCTGCCAACTATCTCATCCTACCGAAAATTGCCGCTATGGTGACAACCATTCCACTGATGGTGACGTTCAGTATATTCGCCGGTATCATAGGTGCCTTCTGTACTTGCTGGTTCGGCGGCATCATGTCGGCGGTAGATTTAGAATACGGCTTGCAGTACATGTTTGTCGAATGGTTTATTTGGTGCGGCATCATCAAGTCGCTGTTCTTTGCCTTTATCATTGCCAGCGTATCGGCATTCTTCGGTTACACCGTCGAAGGCGGTTCCATCGAAGTGGGCAAGGCGTCCACCGACTCCGTAGTATGCAGCAGCGTACTTATCTTATTCGCCGACCTAATATTAACTCAACTTTTAATGGGATGA
- a CDS encoding ABC transporter ATP-binding protein: MIELKGLCKSFEEKEVLKDINATFENGKTNLIIGQSGSGKTVLMKCIVGLLTPDKGELLYDHRNFLAMGKKEKKALRREMGMIFQSAALFDSMTVLDNVMFPLNMFSNDTLRDRTRRAMFCLERVNLIEAKDKFPGEISGGMQKRVAIARAIALNPQYLFCDEPNSGLDPKTSLVIDELIQDITREYNMTTLINTHDMNSVMGIGEKIIYIYEGHKEWEGNKDDIFTSTNERLNSFIFASDLFRKVKEVEIQNLEG, encoded by the coding sequence ATGATTGAACTGAAAGGACTTTGCAAATCATTTGAAGAAAAAGAGGTACTGAAAGATATCAATGCCACTTTCGAGAATGGAAAGACCAACCTAATCATAGGGCAGAGCGGTTCGGGAAAAACCGTACTCATGAAATGTATCGTGGGTCTGCTGACACCGGACAAAGGAGAATTGTTGTATGACCACCGCAACTTCCTCGCCATGGGAAAGAAGGAAAAGAAAGCGCTCCGCCGGGAAATGGGAATGATTTTCCAAAGTGCCGCGCTGTTCGATTCCATGACGGTACTGGACAATGTGATGTTTCCACTGAACATGTTCAGCAACGATACCCTGCGCGATCGGACTCGTCGTGCCATGTTCTGCTTGGAGCGTGTAAACCTGATTGAAGCCAAAGACAAATTTCCCGGAGAAATCAGCGGCGGTATGCAGAAACGCGTAGCCATTGCCCGTGCCATTGCCCTAAACCCGCAATACTTGTTCTGTGACGAGCCGAATTCAGGACTTGACCCCAAGACCTCGCTTGTCATCGACGAACTGATACAAGATATAACCCGAGAATACAATATGACTACTCTCATCAACACTCATGACATGAACTCTGTAATGGGTATCGGAGAAAAAATCATCTATATTTACGAAGGACACAAAGAATGGGAAGGCAATAAAGACGATATCTTCACTTCCACCAACGAGCGGTTGAACAGTTTCATATTTGCATCTGACCTATTCCGGAAAGTCAAAGAAGTGGAGATACAGAACCTTGAAGGATAA
- the der gene encoding ribosome biogenesis GTPase Der, with amino-acid sequence MGNLVAIVGRPNVGKSTLFNRLTKTRQAIVNEEAGTTRDRQYGKTEWLGREFSVVDTGGWVVNSDDIFEEEIRKQVLMAVDEADVILFVVDVMNGVTDLDEQVAAILRRAKKPVLLVANKTDNHELQYNAPEFYSLGLGDPYCISAVTGSGTGDMMDLIVSKFKKESDEILDEDIPRFAVVGRPNAGKSSIVNAFIGEDRNIVTEIAGTTRDSIYTRYNKFGFDFYLVDTAGIRKKNKVNEDLEYYSVIRSIRSIENADVCILMVDATRGIESQDLNIFSLIQKNAKGLVVVVNKWDLVKDKTVKVMKTFEDAIRNRFAPFVDFPIIFASALTKQRILKVLEEARDVYENRMTRIPTARLNEEMLPLIEAYPPPSIKGKYIKIKYITQLPNTQVPSFVYFANLPQYVKEPYRRFLENKMREKWKLTGTPINIYIRQK; translated from the coding sequence ATGGGAAATTTAGTTGCAATCGTAGGACGTCCCAATGTGGGAAAGTCTACATTATTTAACCGTCTGACCAAGACACGTCAGGCAATTGTGAATGAGGAAGCGGGAACCACCCGTGACCGCCAATATGGAAAGACCGAATGGTTGGGACGTGAGTTCTCCGTGGTAGATACCGGCGGTTGGGTAGTGAACTCTGATGATATTTTCGAAGAGGAGATTCGTAAGCAGGTATTGATGGCGGTGGATGAAGCCGACGTGATTCTGTTCGTGGTGGATGTGATGAACGGGGTTACGGACCTCGACGAGCAGGTGGCTGCCATCTTGCGTCGTGCCAAGAAGCCTGTGTTGCTGGTTGCCAATAAGACTGATAATCATGAACTGCAATACAATGCTCCTGAGTTTTACAGTTTGGGTTTGGGTGACCCTTATTGTATTTCTGCTGTAACGGGTAGCGGTACGGGCGATATGATGGACCTTATCGTCAGCAAGTTCAAGAAGGAATCTGATGAAATTCTGGACGAGGATATTCCCCGCTTTGCAGTAGTGGGACGCCCTAATGCCGGAAAGTCTTCCATAGTCAATGCCTTTATTGGAGAAGACCGCAACATCGTGACGGAGATTGCCGGTACCACGCGCGATTCTATCTATACCCGCTACAATAAATTCGGTTTTGATTTCTACCTGGTAGATACGGCGGGTATCCGTAAGAAGAACAAGGTGAATGAGGATTTGGAGTACTACTCCGTAATCCGTTCCATTCGTTCCATTGAGAATGCAGATGTATGTATTTTGATGGTAGACGCTACGCGTGGCATCGAAAGCCAGGATTTGAATATCTTCTCCTTGATACAGAAGAATGCCAAGGGGCTGGTGGTTGTGGTGAACAAGTGGGACTTGGTGAAGGACAAGACTGTGAAGGTGATGAAGACTTTCGAAGATGCTATCCGCAACCGTTTCGCTCCGTTTGTGGATTTTCCTATCATCTTTGCTTCGGCACTGACCAAACAGCGTATTCTGAAGGTATTGGAAGAGGCGCGTGATGTGTACGAAAATCGTATGACGCGTATTCCGACAGCTCGTTTGAACGAGGAAATGCTGCCGCTTATCGAGGCGTATCCACCCCCTTCAATTAAGGGTAAGTATATCAAGATAAAGTATATTACGCAGTTGCCCAATACCCAGGTGCCGTCATTTGTTTATTTTGCAAATCTTCCACAATATGTGAAAGAGCCTTACAGACGATTCCTGGAAAATAAGATGCGTGAGAAATGGAAGTTGACCGGAACTCCGATAAATATCTATATCCGGCAGAAGTAA
- the era gene encoding GTPase Era gives MHKAGFVNIVGNPNVGKSTLMNVLVGERISIATFKAQTTRHRIMGIYNTDDMQIVFSDTPGVLKPNYKLQESMLNFSTSALTDADVLLYVTDVVETPDKHNDFVEKVGHLDVPVLLLINKIDLSNQEKLVELVEAWKELLPKAEIIPISATSKFNVDYVMKRVKELLPDSPPYFDKDQWTDKPARFFVTEIIREKILLYYDKEIPYSVEVMVEQFKEEAKKIHISAVIYVERDSQKGIIIGKQGKALKKVATEARRDLERFFGKTIFLETFVKVDKDWRSSDKELRNFGYQLD, from the coding sequence ATGCACAAAGCAGGTTTTGTAAATATCGTGGGAAATCCGAATGTGGGCAAATCCACATTGATGAACGTTTTGGTAGGTGAGCGCATTTCTATCGCCACTTTCAAGGCGCAGACCACCCGTCATCGGATTATGGGCATCTATAATACGGATGACATGCAAATTGTGTTTTCGGACACTCCGGGTGTATTGAAGCCAAACTATAAGTTACAGGAGTCCATGCTGAATTTCTCCACTTCGGCATTGACGGATGCGGATGTGTTGCTGTATGTGACAGATGTGGTTGAGACTCCCGACAAGCATAATGACTTTGTGGAGAAAGTAGGACACTTGGACGTTCCGGTATTGCTGCTTATCAATAAGATTGATTTAAGCAACCAGGAAAAGCTGGTGGAACTGGTGGAAGCATGGAAGGAATTGCTGCCGAAGGCGGAAATTATTCCTATCTCTGCTACTTCGAAATTTAATGTGGATTATGTCATGAAGCGGGTGAAGGAGCTGTTGCCCGACTCACCTCCTTATTTCGACAAGGACCAGTGGACGGACAAGCCGGCGCGTTTCTTCGTGACCGAAATAATCCGTGAGAAAATTCTGTTGTACTACGATAAGGAAATCCCTTATTCGGTGGAGGTGATGGTAGAACAGTTTAAGGAGGAGGCAAAGAAGATTCATATCAGTGCCGTAATCTATGTGGAGCGTGATTCGCAAAAAGGTATTATCATAGGCAAGCAGGGGAAGGCTTTGAAGAAAGTGGCTACTGAAGCGCGCCGTGATTTGGAGAGGTTTTTCGGGAAAACGATATTCCTGGAGACGTTTGTGAAAGTTGATAAGGATTGGCGGAGTTCGGACAAGGAACTGCGTAATTTTGGTTATCAGCTGGATTAA